Part of the Bacillus sp. N1-1 genome, GTAATAAGCACCTGCAATGACAAAAGGAACTTGCTGTAGCGCTTGTGGAATACGGTACGCTACTGCAAACAACCCTACCTGTGCTAAAGAAATGGTTTGTTCAAGAAGGATTGGACCCAATTGAGGCGTTAATACAAATAGAAATCCAGCAATCGTAAACGGCCATATTTCTTTTAAAAGACCTTTATGAAATGAACTTCGGAAAACAAACGTCATATTCTTCCAAACGAGGTAGAGCGCAAACAGTCCAGCTATTAAATAAGAGCATCCATATAACGTATAGATGAATACGGGGTTAATTGAGAATAGCATTCCTAATAAAACAACTGAAACAAGTAAGATGGAAGAAGTGATCCGAATGAGACCCGTTAAATGCATCTTCTCAATGACTTGAAAATAAGCCGTTCCAATGCTTTGCAGTGTTAACCCACTCACCATTGGAATTAATAAGTAATACGCTGCTTGCACCAATTCAGGATGATCAGAATAAAACAGGTGAATAATCCCAAAACCAATGATCAAGGTACCTCCTAAAAGGAGAAGCCTTAGTTTTAAATAAGATGTGATGACCACTGGGATATTTGCAATATTTGCTGACCCTTCTCGTACGACGATGCGACTTAAACCAGCATCCGTAAAATAGCCCATGATCATGGCGAAAGCAAGTACAACGCTAAACAAACCGTAATGATAGGACTCAAGATAGGAAGCAAGAACGATAAGGGATATAGCATTTAAACCACTTGCAAAAACAGTGCTATAAAACAGATGAAGGATATTTTTTATAATTGAATTTCGTTTAACAGTTCCCATCAGGATTCACCCTATGCGTAACAAAATTTATGTTTTTTGATAAATCACGCCAACGATCGGTTTGTCAGCTTTCTTATATGCTTCAACAATGTGCTTTATTTCTTCCATCTTATCTTTCTTTTCCTTCACCATCAGAAGAGCACCGTCACATGTCGTTAATAAGATGGAAAGTGGAGGTGAGTGCGGCGGCGTTTGGATAAGAACAAGATCATACATCGTTCGCCATTTGGTTAACTCTTTTTCGTAGTTCTTTGAAAGTCTACGACCAGCTACCTCTCCTTCTGATCCCGCTGCTAATAATGAAAGTCCCTCTACTCCTGTTTGTCTCGTTAACTGCTCTGATGGAATCCCTCTCAATAGAAGATCGGCTAATCCCGTCTGAGATGGCATTCGAAACCACTCATGTACGGTAGGACATTCGAAATCACTATCAACAAGCAGGACATTTTTCCCCCGATCCGCCATTGCTTTGGCTACTTCACTCGTTACGATCGATCGACTTCTTTCCTTTCCAGGTGAGGTAACCATCAGTATGAGGGACTGTCGCGTTAGCGTTTGCTCGATTTTTGAACAGAGCGCATCCATCTGACTATGAAAATGCTTATTCTTTTGGATTGATTCAGTTACTAGTGTTTGATTGGGCATGAATCTTACCTCCTTTCTTATTGAATACCTCACGCTTTCGACGCATCTTCCTATTCAAACGTGCGTATTTTTTATCATTTAACGTTAGCTCACCAATAACAGGTAATCCAAGTGACCATTCAATCTCTTTCGCATCCTGTAACGTATCATCAAAGTAGTCACGTAGCATCGCTAAACCAATCCCTACAAGTAGTCCAACCGTTAACCCAATTGCCATGTTGAGTGTTGAACTCCCAACTTCCTTAGATCCACTATCGTTCTTACTTAACACTTCGACATCGCGTATGTTTAACAATTCACCCATTTTGTCAACAGATGCCGTAGCCGTTGCTTGGGCAATTAATTTGGCTCTGTCTGGATCCAAGTCTTGGACTGAAATGGTGATAATTTGTGAATTCTGGCTATTGGTAACGGCTATACTCTCTGAAAGGTCTTCCTCTGTCACCTTCATATCGCGCTTGACCTGATCAAAAACGACGGAGCTACTAATCAAGTCCATCGAAGAAGCCATTAAGCGACTCACTCTCTGCGTATCCGCTACCGTCTCTTCATCATTTAACGAACCAATAAAGATAAACTCCTGCGCTTCATAAGTCGGTTCAATAAAATAAAGCGTTGCTACAGCCGAAATTCCAAAAAACACAATGGCTGTTACCAGGATAGTTAGAAATCTTTTTTTCATAATCGACAAAAATCGTTTTAAATCCATTCTCTCGTCCATCGTTACCTCCACAACAATAGAATTTCAATTAGTAAATCCCCTTGAATGTTCACTATAAAGAACACATCTGCAGACACGCTATTTTTATCAGCTATCCCCTGGTGAGTCACTTGAGCCCCTTTTGTTCTTTTTAAAGAATGTACTTAAATAGTAAATCTTTATCAATTGATTGAAAACCGTTAAATACCACCAAAAAGAACCCTTTCGACACGATTTTCTACGTATCCCTAACGATATCACGTTTTCTCTTACATTTGCGTTCATTATATAGAACAAAATTGTAACTAGAGACACAAGACTATGTAACTACTCTAGCAGGTGTGCCGTACGCTTTTTGACCATCAAGAATTTCACGAGTAACGGTCGATCCTGCTCCTATGATACACCAGCTCCCGACGGTACATGATGGAACAATAACTGTTCCTGCTCCAATATGGGTTCCTTCACCAATCGTGACGTTCCCCGTTAAGGTTGAACCTGGCGAGATGTGAGCATAATCCCCTATTACATTATCATGTTCTACAATCGAACCCGTATTAAGAATCGCATGGGAGCCAATGGTACTATCAGCCTGTACAACACTTCTTGCCATTATAACTGTTCCAAGCCCTATGCTAGCTTTAGGACTAACAATGGCTGATTCATGAATCAACGTAATGTATCGTTCTTTTGGTAGAGCTAACTTATGTACAACACTTTTACGTGATTCATTATCGCCTATTCCGATGATGAAGAAAGTATCTCCTTCAAGTGATAACTCCATTCCATAGCGGATTGGTCCATACGAAACACCATTTCGTATCGTTACTTCTTCATAACGATCGTCCAGAATCGCTACTAGCTTCAACTCCTTACTCATTAAAACAATATCCTGAATGACTTTACTATGCCCACCATGCCCAATGATGACAATTTTCTTCATTTTTCTCCCCCCATATCTATCAATTCGTCTTGGGATAAAGAATTCCTACACACTTCTACAGAATTAAAAGAAAACCAATCAAATTGATTGGCTTCTGATTAAGGAGTAGGAAAATTCTTTGTAGCATCATCCAGCATGAGCACCCAATCGTTCCTTCTTCCAGATGTAGGCGCTGTAAATGTTCGAACACCGGTAGTGGCAAATGATCCAGCAGATGTTGTCGTACCATTCCTCGGATTAAACCAGTATGCTTTCGCGGTTCCGCCACTCACTTTGTCCATCTTAACGGCAATCGATCCGCCATATGGAGAATAAACAAAGACATATGAACCGTCTGCAGCACGTGTCGCCACCTGGTAAGCACCTCCTTGCTGATTCGTTGAGAGAATCCCCTGATCCGGTACACGCTCTAATAGTGGTCTGCTTACCATCAACCTCTTAAGATACGCCATCTGCATGGCCCCAGGACTATCGAGCGCATCAAACCAGTTTGTATTGGCACCGATCCATGGTGGATAGAGGGATTGGACATACATTTGCCAGATATCATTATGACCATAAGTAATTCCAAAAGCACCTGAAAACAACGCCCAGTATTGTGCCTGTCTGACATCAAAATCCGTTAGTCGAGGATTACTCGTGTTAAAGTTATTCGGAATATCTTCGTAGCGGTTCTCTGCATCAAGCGTTGGCTTTGGAGGTGTTAACTGCCAATCTCTTAAAATAGGTTGATAGTTAGGAGAGTCAAAAACTTGATTCGTTTGGTTTGAGTTAAAGTTAATCATCGGTATACCGTTAGCTAACGTAGTAGTATGCAAATATTTCGAGGACTGAGAACGAGGATGGTATGTTCTTAAGAAACGTCCTCCATCTCCGTCCACAATACCCTGGGCCATTGTTTGATAAATGGAAATGTAATCAAAAGACCCCGGTACAGCAGGATCACCATCTCCACCAAGCATCCATATGATATTGTCCTTGTCTTTGTAACGTTTCCCTAAGAAATTCCCGTGAAAATAAGCTTTGTTTTTCGCTTCTTGTAGCCCCTGATTATTTGTAGCAGGATTGAACATCGGATTTGGAAATCCTCTTGACTCCCCCTCAAGCTCAGCACTTCCCCACATCGTAAGCATGACGATGTAAATGCCTTTTTCCTTCGCTTTATCAACAATCCAGTCCACATGCTGATAATACGCTTCATTCGGTTGGTAGAGATTATTATTTAAAATCGCTTTATTCCCGTAGATGTTAGGAGCCGTATTGAATCGTTCAAACTGCGTGACGACAACTGCCTGTACAGCATTAAAGCCTTTTTGTTTTCGATTATCCAAATAGCGCTCTGCCTGCTCTCGAGTTGTTCTTCCAAATAACTCCCATGCTGTATCCGCCATATAGAAAAAGGGTGTGCCATCTTCATGAATTAAATAATGTCCGTTACTGCTTACTTTTAAATCGCCATGACGAAAGGGCTCTATTTCAGTTGGGGGATCGGGAGGATCAGGATTAGTTGATCCTGTAGTGGTGAGCATTGGGTTGCGGAACACAAACGTCCCAGTCGAGGTGCCGTTGGATAAACCAATCCGAAGACTTCTTGTGCTACTTTTGGTGGTGAACTCCCCGCTCGAGGATCCTGTTAAAAATCCTTCTGTACCTGATTGGTTTCGTTCGAAGATAAAAACCGTTCCGTTATTAAGGTTTTCTACGCTAAAACGATACAATTGATTCGCGGTTACCGGAAATACAAGATCATAGACTCGCCACGGAGCATCTGCCTGAATCGTAATTTGATCCTGTCCCGTGACCGAAATTTGCTGCGGGCTATTATTGACCCACATGCCGTCGCTTAGGTCTGGTAGTAAGTCCTGTTCAGCGCCTACTTGTTCTAAGAAAGGATTGCGAAACACAAACGCTCCAGAAGTTAGCGTGCCATTTGATAACCCAATCCGCAAACTATCGGTCGTCCCTTTCGTCGTAAACGTCTCGTTCGATCCACCACTCAAATACGTTTCAACACCATTGCTTCTTTCAAATATAAAAACAGTCCCATTGCTCGATCGATCAATGGAAAAAGAATACTCTGTATTTCCCTGAACGGGTACAACGATGTCACATACGTGCCACTGAGCAACGGCGGAAATCGTAATTTCGTTGACACCAGAATTCTGGATTTGCGCAGTACTATGTTTGATCCACTGACTGCTTGAAAGACTCGGTAATAGATTCATTGCTTGTCTCCTTTCCTTGTTTGCTCTATCTTATGTGAAAGTAGGGAAAGAGGAAGGTGCAGGAGTCTAAACAGCTATGGATATATAACACTAAATTAGTAAAAATCCTCTAGTTGCTACAACTCTAGAGGATTTTGATAAATATGCAGTTAATAGTAGGTAAGCAAACGTTTGTTTAAATTCAAAAGTTTGTAATTAATATTCGAATACTAGGTGATTTTTCCCGAGTCCCGAGTATTAAATAGGTACAGCACTCGTTAAACTTTGGGTGAATTACAAAAATCCTTCCCAATGGTAAGAATCATGAATTTCTGATCGTATTTTGTCTAAGGTATAGTGGGGACGGTTCTGCTGATTCACACCCATAAACAAAAAGAGCCCAGGCAAACTAACCATTTTATAATCAGTTTCCTGGGTTTCTTTTTGAAAGGTATTTGTGGAAACTTTATTTGGAAATGAATCACGAGAACCGTCCCCATGATTCATCATGATTCATGAAACTACATAAAACAAATCTGAACACCTGCAACAAATGAGTCCCCTAATCCTATAGTATATTTAGGCTTATCGATATACTTTGTTGGAACTATTATTGTCTCACTAGCATAATTACTCTCAGCAACTATTTTTTTATTGTACATTCCTATTTTGCTAAGTGGAAGCTCTAACAGTTTTGATATCTGTTTCTTAGTTCCATAAGAACCAACCATAGCTTTTGTAGTTGCAAGCATATTTCCGTAAATAAGACCGTTTTCGATATCAACTTCAAGCTTATCTCCTACATACATAGAATAATCTTTTGTATGTACAATTACACCTTGATTAATTTTGAAATTCTCTTTAATATATTTTATCCCTTCTACACAAGAAATGATGTTATCAACGTTAATAGGGAAGTTATACATCGCAAGTATATGGGCTAATTCTTCTTCATTCATACAGACAATATCCACTTCTGAATATATGGTTTCCATACAAAACTTCTTTATATTATTCGAGTGGTAATGTGCGTCTTCAAAGAATACAACTCCTGATTCATTAATAGCCTTATATTTTTTTATATGTCGTTTTACAAACTCTAACCGTTCCTGTAAAACCTCTTTATCTTTAATGGCATTGAAACTAGAGAGTACATTACTACTGATATCTTTTGCATTTCTCTCAATATAATTAAAATATGGTTTTGAGAAAGGGACTGTTTCGTTAACAGTAATTTTTGTAAGGATTAGGCGATTTGATACTGGTATGACTAACTCTTGATCTAATAAGCGAATAACATCACCTTTTTTAAATTGTATAATGTAATGTATTTCTTGTTTAGCTTTTGATGTCACTTGGTTCGTATGAATTAAATCCTCATTTGAAGACACTGTATAAATGTGTGGTGAGTAAAGAATATTACAAACTTCTTTTGAATCATCAGTCAGATGAATAATTGAAGGACATCCAATAGCCTCTAATGCCATTGCCGCTTGTGTTGCAGTCCCTCCCATACCATATTTTGTTGAGAAAAATTTATCAATGATTTCGGTTTCTTCTATATCAACCTCACCACCAATTCCCTTTCCACAAAAATAAACGATAGTACAAATAAACTCCTGTACCGTCTTAATTACCTTTGAAGCTTTCATTGTACTTAAGTCGTCTCCTTGCATGTATTCATCCAGGAGCTTATTTAAAATATCTATTTGAAACTCACATATAATATCTAAATTACTTGTATATCCCATTGCTGGCATTTTCCCACTTGATTTACGTCTGTTTATGTTTTCATCCATTTTCTCAAAAAGTTCGGTATACTTATCTTCCATTTTCATTAATACACCCCTCAATATGTTATGGATATTTTTAAACTCTAATTTAGGGCTTATTAAATAGCGAAAAAAGCACAAGCGCTCATATAGTCTTTATTATTATCTAGTTTTTAACTGAGCCAGATGTCATCCCTGCAATAAAATATTTTTGGAAGATTAGAAATAAGATTAAGATGGGTAATGATCCTAGTATGCTCATAGCTAACATTTGATTCCACTCATAAGCATGCTGACCCATTAATAAGCTAATTCCTACTGGGACCGTACGGAACTCGTCTGTTTTAGTTAAAGCTAAGGCAAATAAATATTCATTCCACGCCAACATAAAGGTATACATTCCTACAGAAACTAAGCCTGGAAGCGATACTGGAATCAAAATAGACCAAAGTGCTCTAAGTCTAGACCCACCATCAATCATGACTGCTTCATCTAAATCTTTTGGTAAAGTATTAAGATATCCAGTCATCATTAAGACTGCATATGGTATTGTAAATAAAAGATAAGTTAATATTAATGCACCGTAGGAGTTATACAAATTAAGTGCTACAATCAAACTTAAATATGGTATTAATAAAGTAATAGGCGGTACTGCTTGAACACTTATAATAATTGTATTAATCACTTTTTTACCTGGATAATTAAACCTACTGAAGCTATACGCAGCTAGCAAACTTATAATTAAAGTCAATATTACTACCACAAAAGCAATTAAATAGCTATTAATGAAAAATCTAATTTTTGTTGGATCACTAAGAATCTCTACGTAAGCCTCAAATGTGAAATTTTTAGAAATCCATGTTGGTGGCCATCCAAAGATTTCTGAATTTGGCTTAAAGGAATTTAAAAGCATCCACAAAATTGGAAAACCAGAAAAGGTTGCTCCTACAGTTAATATAGCGATAGCTAATACTTTCATATACCACTTTTTTTCTCCAACCATCTTATCTCATCCCTCCCTTTGATGTCGCACATAAAAGATCGCTACTACTGTGCTTATGACTAGTAAAATTACTGCGCTAGTTGAAGCCAAAGAATATTGATACTGACTAAATCCTTGCTTATAAATAAACGTACTAAGGATCTCTGTCGCATCTATTGGTCCTCCACCAGTGGTCATCCAAATAAGTGCGAACTGTTGTATTGTCCATACAAAATCTAACAATATTAAACTAATTAATATTGGTTTTAACTGAGGAATGGTAATTTGGAAGAAACTCTGTATGCTGTTTGCGCCATCAATTGCAGCAGCCTCATAAAGTTCTGATTGTATTCCTTGAAGTCCAGCTAGAACACTTATCATAAAGAAAGGATAGCCCGCCCAAATATTGATCATTGTTACTGAAAATAACGCCCAATCTCTTGAGGCTAACCATTCTATGTGGGTACTAGTTAAATTTGATTCTACTAATATATAGTTAATAAAACCGTTTGGGTTTAATAACATCATCCATAGGACGGCTATAACAGATGCTGTGAACATCCAGGGTAAAGAGAACATTACTCTAAATAATGCTTTGGTTTTTGAACCGAGATATTTTGTGTTTAACACCATTGCAAATGTTATACCTAAAATCATATGTACAATTATGCTACCACCAACAAAGATAGTGGTATTCTTTACTGCTACCAAAAATGATTTATTCGTTAATAATTCTTTAAAATTTTCAAAACCTACAAATTCGGGATTTTTATTAATAATTACATTATCATAAAAAGAATAGCGTATAACCAAGAAGATAGGTATAACTAACAATACTACCATTAATATAACTACAGGTATAAGGTATACATATGGCTCAATTATTTTCTTAAATTGAGCTTTTCTATTATACTGCAACTTTTTTATCGTTCTAGTTTCAGTTTCAGTTTTCACCTACCATTACCACCCTTCTTAAAAAGGGATGCATGTCAAACATACATCCCGTTGATTTAACCAAGTTATTATTTAAATGCTTCTTCCCACTTTTTCTGCGTTTCTGCTAACATATCAGCTGTTGAACTTGTATCTCCATCTAAGTAAAGTTGTAGTTGTTCATCAAAGGTTCTCATTAACTCTTCTGAAGTAGGAAGTCCAGTAAATTCGTTGATCGCATAAGAGTCTTGATAGAGTTCATAAGCTTTTAAAAACAATTCATCTGCATCTGAATAATCAGGTTCTGCTTTTGTGTTTCCGGGGAAGGCGTTTGCATAAACAGCAATTTTCGCATTTACTTCAGGACTCATTAGATACTCAACAAACTTCATAGCCTCTGCTTTATGTTCGCTATTCTCTGAAATTCCAATGCCCCAATTCGCTACGTCCATGCCGCGTTTTCCGCTATAACCATCTTTAACTGGTATTGGAATAAAATCAACGTTTAAGTTGGGCGCTCCTTTTTTAATCGTCGTTAAGTGAGCTAGTGAATCAGTCATAAATGCTACACGACCATTTGTAAATTCTTCTACCATGGACGCTTCTTTCATAGCATATGCACCTGGAGCTACAACACCGGAATCAAATAATTCTTTTACAAATTCTACAGTAGCCGTTAAGTCTGGATTATTTGTCAAAGCTGGCTTTCCCTCGTTTAACATCGAACCACCAGAAGCCCATAACCAACTCATAAAATTGTTCTGAATACCACTTGGAGATTCAGTAGATAGCGGAATAGCCCATCCGGCCTTCCCTGTTGAATCATTAATTTCTTTAGTTACTTTAATAAATTCCGACCAGTTTTCAGGTACTTCCTCAATACCAGCCTCTTCTAAAATATCTAAATTCACATACATCGGATATGCAAAATTTGCCACAGGGATCATATAGGTATTTCCATCTACCTTAATTTGATCTGATAGTTGACTATCATCATATCCATCGGCTTCCATTAATTCTGTTAAATTTGCAATTGAGCCTTGCTTAGCAAAATCATATACCCAAGCGCCATCAAGACCAACAACATCTGCCATTGTTCCTGACGCTGCACCAGCTGCAATTTGTGTTTTTGTATCAGCATATGGATTACTTAAGAGTTCCACATTTATGCCCGTGTCAGCAGTGAATTCGTCGACGATTTCCTGAAGAACCCCATTCGGAAGTTCTACTCCCCACCACTGTTGGAACTCCAAAGTAATCTCTTCCCCAGAAGAGGAGGTTGTCTCATTTTGCCCTGCACATCCTCCAAGTGTAAGCAAAATCACCATCAATAAAATTGCTAGACTACCTTTATTAAGCGCTTTCAAATTATTATATAAATTTGACATTTTACATAAACCTCCCAATTATTTTGTTCTAGTGAAATACGTTAGGTAGATTTGGCAAATAATCTAGAAGTTATTTATTATGTGTGTGGTGGAAACGATTCTTACTTGTAGCCAAGGCGCTAAGAATAGGGGATTTTTCATAATCAAACTTATAATTGCGTTAATTGATATAAGTTAGCCTTACCTGCGGAACCGAACAAATGCATCTTATTCGTAATAGTCTCCATAGCCGCTCTGGTTGAACTTGGAAAAAGCGCATCCGGCTCGTAACTATTAGGATTGTTATCCAAAGTTTTGCGAAGTTCTGTAAAAAAAGCCCGCTTCATTTCACTGGAGAGATTAATCTTTCCAATACCGTACTTGGTAGATTCCCGGATATCCTCTTCAGAATTATCGGAACCTCCATGCAAGACAAGCGGAACATTCACCTTTTCTTTAATTTGGGACAAACGATCAATCTGGAGCTTAGGTCTCTTTGACTTTGGATATATTCCATGAGAAGTGCCAATTGCAATGGCAAGCGTATCTACATTCGTGCGTTCCACAAAGTCTTTCGCCTGGTCAGGATCCGTGTACAAAATTTCCTCGCTACTACCTTCTGAACTTGTGCCTGTATTTCCGATAGTTCCAAGTTCTCCTTCGACGGAAACATTTTGCGCGTGAGCAATTTTTACGGCAGCTCTAGTTATCTCTACATTCTCCTCATAAGGTAAATGTGATCCATCTATCATAATAGATGTAAATCCATTCCGAATAGCTCTAACAACATCATCAATATCCCGACCGTGATCAAGGTGTATTACGATCGGTACACTAGCACGTTGCGAAGCTTGAATACAATATGCGGCAAACTCGTCTCCCATGAGATCAATTTCATTTGGATGAATTTGAAGGATGGCAGGGGAGTTTTCTCTTTCTGCCGACTGAATTACAGCTTTTATAAATTCGCTATTGGCAATATTGAAGGACCCTACTGCAAACTTTTCTCTATACGCTACTCTAAGTAATTTTTCCATTGTCGTCAGCATATTTGCACCTTCTCCACTATAATTTTGTACAGGTTGTTATGAGTAACTTTCTCTGATTCCGCCTCCATTCCCCCTCCCTACTACGTCTTGTTTTTATAATTCAAGATTAAACGCACGATGTTTTTTTGTCAATAAAAAATATTCAAAATAAACAAAAAATAAACAATATTCATTTTTATTTTGTTTGTTTTTTGTTTATTTTGTTTATTTTCCTTGATTTATTCGTTTAAATCTTATATAAATAGAGATGTAAACGTAAACATAAAACGAACAATGAATGGGAGATAAACATGACTACTGAAGCACGCCAAAAAAAAATTACTGAATTAATAATAAAAAGAGGTAGCCTATCCGTTCAGGATTTGGTCGACGAATTTCAAGTATCAGACATGACCATTAGAAGAGATTTGAACAAATTAGAACAAAGTGGGATATTCGAGAGGTATCATGGGGGGATTCGTTATGTGAAGGACGAATCGCCCGTACTACGTGAGGCAAAATATAGAGACGAAAAGAAAAAAATTGCTACCCATTGTTTGGATCTTATATCCTCCAATGATACGATTTTTCTAGATTCTGGGACTACAGCTAATTATATTGCAACTGGATTGGCTGAATCGTTGCTTGAGAATGTTACTGTCCTCACGAACTCTCTCACTACATCCTACCCCCTCCGGTATGCGAAGAATATATCTTTATTTATGGCTGGCGGGGAGTTCCTCCAAAACTGCCAAGCTTTCTTTGGAAGCGAGGCAAGATCATTCTTTGATAGTTTATACGTTAATAAAGCGTTTATTGGGACTAGTGGTGTGACCGAAGAAGGCTTTAGTGTATTCCACTTTTCCGACGCTGAAATTAAACAAACTATGATTAAGTCCAGCAAGGTATCTTACCTTATAGCCGATGCATCCAAGTTTGGTAAACGCTCTATGAATCTTTATGCCCCCCTCGAAAGCGTCGATAGAATCGTAACAGATGATAGCTTATCAGACTACTGGGTATCCCTAGTTCAAAACAAGGGTGTAAAAATGACTCGAGTTTAATTAAAAATGTAGGAAATTTTGCTATTAGATCGAAAGTCTGAATATTTCGTTACATGAACTTAAAGTCTAATCGATTTTATATAAACTGCAGAGAAATAAAAACATCATGGAAGCTAAACACCCAATCCTAAGGATCGAGGCTCTTAAATAGAGAGGTGGTGATGCATTTTAGTACCTTGACTCGTTTTCAGTAATTAAGTGGTAAACCTAGTCAAACCTATTCATAAATTTTCTAAAAGGGAGAGATTATCTTTATGTTAATTACAATGAAAGAATTATTGACTGTTGCCAAAGAAAATCAATTTGCAGTAGGAGCGTTTAATGTTGCAGATAGTACATTTCTAAGAGCTGTTGTTGAAGAGGCTGAACAATTAAATTCTCCAGCTATCATTGCCATACATCCTTCTGAACATGAATTTTTAACAGATGAATTTTTCTCTTATGTTAAACACCGTGTATATGAAAGCAAAGTTCCATTTGTGCTACACCTAGATCATGGTAGTTCCATGGAAGAAGTATTAAGAGCCATTCGCTGTGGATTTACTTCAGTAATGATCGATGGGTCTTTGCTTCCATATGAGGAAAATGTCAGTATAACTAAGAAAGTCGTTGAAAT contains:
- a CDS encoding ketose-bisphosphate aldolase; amino-acid sequence: MLTTMEKLLRVAYREKFAVGSFNIANSEFIKAVIQSAERENSPAILQIHPNEIDLMGDEFAAYCIQASQRASVPIVIHLDHGRDIDDVVRAIRNGFTSIMIDGSHLPYEENVEITRAAVKIAHAQNVSVEGELGTIGNTGTSSEGSSEEILYTDPDQAKDFVERTNVDTLAIAIGTSHGIYPKSKRPKLQIDRLSQIKEKVNVPLVLHGGSDNSEEDIRESTKYGIGKINLSSEMKRAFFTELRKTLDNNPNSYEPDALFPSSTRAAMETITNKMHLFGSAGKANLYQLTQL
- a CDS encoding sugar ABC transporter substrate-binding protein: MSNLYNNLKALNKGSLAILLMVILLTLGGCAGQNETTSSSGEEITLEFQQWWGVELPNGVLQEIVDEFTADTGINVELLSNPYADTKTQIAAGAASGTMADVVGLDGAWVYDFAKQGSIANLTELMEADGYDDSQLSDQIKVDGNTYMIPVANFAYPMYVNLDILEEAGIEEVPENWSEFIKVTKEINDSTGKAGWAIPLSTESPSGIQNNFMSWLWASGGSMLNEGKPALTNNPDLTATVEFVKELFDSGVVAPGAYAMKEASMVEEFTNGRVAFMTDSLAHLTTIKKGAPNLNVDFIPIPVKDGYSGKRGMDVANWGIGISENSEHKAEAMKFVEYLMSPEVNAKIAVYANAFPGNTKAEPDYSDADELFLKAYELYQDSYAINEFTGLPTSEELMRTFDEQLQLYLDGDTSSTADMLAETQKKWEEAFK
- a CDS encoding sugar ABC transporter permease, whose translation is MKTETETRTIKKLQYNRKAQFKKIIEPYVYLIPVVILMVVLLVIPIFLVIRYSFYDNVIINKNPEFVGFENFKELLTNKSFLVAVKNTTIFVGGSIIVHMILGITFAMVLNTKYLGSKTKALFRVMFSLPWMFTASVIAVLWMMLLNPNGFINYILVESNLTSTHIEWLASRDWALFSVTMINIWAGYPFFMISVLAGLQGIQSELYEAAAIDGANSIQSFFQITIPQLKPILISLILLDFVWTIQQFALIWMTTGGGPIDATEILSTFIYKQGFSQYQYSLASTSAVILLVISTVVAIFYVRHQREG
- a CDS encoding DeoR/GlpR family DNA-binding transcription regulator yields the protein MTTEARQKKITELIIKRGSLSVQDLVDEFQVSDMTIRRDLNKLEQSGIFERYHGGIRYVKDESPVLREAKYRDEKKKIATHCLDLISSNDTIFLDSGTTANYIATGLAESLLENVTVLTNSLTTSYPLRYAKNISLFMAGGEFLQNCQAFFGSEARSFFDSLYVNKAFIGTSGVTEEGFSVFHFSDAEIKQTMIKSSKVSYLIADASKFGKRSMNLYAPLESVDRIVTDDSLSDYWVSLVQNKGVKMTRV